In Candidatus Synechococcus calcipolaris G9, a genomic segment contains:
- a CDS encoding tetratricopeptide repeat protein, with protein sequence MTLLLLGLTSMWRKRSLLHQAWQQYQQEQWTAARQLAERFVQNNPQAEGFYLLGLVAEQVGAPLEARKYYEQAIALDTWYAPAHYSFALLLHHQGRTGEAIEHYQRALEVNQDWAEAHNNLGNAYLDLGQFPEAIASYQAALARNPDLVSALYNLGICFHGLGQLSEAIAWYEQALHLNPEDADAHNNLGSLYLELNRLTDAIAEFQGAITANPELLAAHYNLAYALQCHGNLTAARDRYGEVLLRNNKHPQALLQMGHLCLAENDLLGAVTHYQRCLSLDHMNGMAHSGLATALFEMGDLGPALEHYNQAIHLLPTDAELRLNRGMLLLLQGDFDQGWREYEWRWHRDTPLRQYPQPRWQGSDLAGKTIFVYAEQGLGDCIQFCRFLPILHQNGARVLFEGYPALSRLCQSLAGVTLLEPGDDLPQFDYHSPLLSLPQYLGIDLETIPSSVPYLTPPPSPLTLEGDRTVGLVWASRTVTKTAAKRSCALEEFLALGEIPGVRFYSLQKERSPAELEQLAAAGITDCSPYLNDLADTAALIQQLDLVITVDTVVAHLAGAIAKPVFILLPHVSDWRWLWNRQDSPWYPTARLFRQPDRGNWSEAIAQVKTVLGEMTQEEHQE encoded by the coding sequence ATGACTTTACTTCTCCTAGGGCTGACCTCCATGTGGCGGAAACGTTCCCTTCTTCACCAAGCCTGGCAACAGTATCAGCAGGAGCAATGGACTGCGGCGCGTCAATTGGCGGAGCGTTTTGTGCAAAATAATCCCCAGGCAGAAGGATTTTATTTGTTGGGATTGGTGGCGGAGCAGGTTGGGGCACCATTGGAAGCGAGAAAATACTACGAGCAGGCGATCGCCCTGGATACTTGGTATGCCCCGGCCCATTATAGTTTTGCCCTCCTCCTGCACCATCAAGGCCGTACCGGTGAAGCCATTGAGCATTACCAACGGGCCCTAGAGGTGAATCAAGACTGGGCCGAAGCCCACAATAATTTAGGGAATGCCTATCTAGACCTAGGGCAATTTCCCGAAGCGATCGCCAGTTATCAGGCAGCCCTGGCCCGGAATCCTGATTTAGTCAGTGCATTGTATAACCTCGGGATTTGTTTCCATGGGTTAGGTCAACTCAGCGAAGCGATCGCCTGGTATGAACAGGCTCTCCATCTCAACCCTGAGGATGCCGATGCCCACAACAATTTGGGTAGTCTCTATCTAGAGCTAAACCGCCTTACCGATGCCATTGCAGAATTTCAAGGAGCGATTACGGCCAACCCAGAATTATTAGCAGCCCACTACAATTTGGCCTATGCTCTACAATGCCATGGGAATTTAACCGCCGCCCGCGATCGCTACGGGGAAGTATTACTCCGCAATAACAAACACCCCCAAGCCCTCCTGCAAATGGGCCATCTCTGCTTAGCGGAAAATGATCTCCTAGGGGCCGTTACCCACTATCAGCGTTGTCTGAGTTTAGATCACATGAATGGGATGGCCCACAGTGGTCTAGCCACGGCCTTGTTTGAAATGGGTGACTTAGGCCCGGCCCTGGAGCACTACAACCAAGCTATTCATCTCCTGCCCACGGATGCGGAACTGCGCCTGAATCGGGGCATGTTGTTGCTGTTGCAGGGAGATTTTGACCAAGGCTGGCGGGAGTACGAATGGCGTTGGCATCGGGACACCCCATTGCGCCAGTATCCCCAACCCCGCTGGCAGGGATCGGACTTAGCGGGAAAAACCATTTTTGTTTATGCTGAACAGGGCTTAGGGGACTGTATTCAGTTTTGCCGATTTTTACCGATATTGCACCAGAACGGAGCGCGGGTTCTCTTTGAAGGGTATCCGGCCCTATCCCGTCTGTGTCAGAGTTTAGCTGGTGTCACCCTTCTGGAACCGGGGGATGATCTACCCCAGTTTGATTACCATAGTCCGTTGTTGAGCTTGCCCCAGTACTTAGGCATTGATCTAGAGACCATTCCTAGCTCTGTCCCGTATCTGACTCCCCCCCCGTCTCCCTTAACCTTAGAGGGCGATCGCACCGTTGGCCTGGTTTGGGCCAGTCGCACAGTTACGAAAACGGCGGCAAAACGATCCTGCGCCTTGGAGGAATTTCTAGCCCTAGGGGAAATACCGGGGGTGAGATTCTACAGTTTACAAAAGGAGCGATCGCCAGCGGAACTTGAGCAACTCGCGGCGGCGGGCATCACGGACTGTAGCCCCTACCTGAATGATTTGGCAGATACGGCGGCATTAATTCAGCAACTGGATCTGGTGATTACGGTGGATACGGTGGTGGCTCACCTGGCCGGGGCGATCGCCAAGCCAGTGTTCATCCTATTGCCCCATGTTTCCGATTGGCGGTGGTTATGGAATCGCCAAGATTCGCCCTGGTATCCGACGGCGCGGTTATTTCGTCAACCCGATCGCGGCAATTGGTCGGAGGCGATCGCCCAAGTGAAGACGGTTCTAGGGGAAATGACTCAAGAAGAGCATCAGGAATGA
- a CDS encoding Uma2 family endonuclease, giving the protein MVLQINPVQSPPLVTWESLPKDYVLADEPVENIQQPLLAAALTEALGSYGFIQPEMLIASNFALVARVDNRVVVKAPDWLYVPQVQTVIPGTLRRSYTPYLEGDPVAVVMEFLSDEDNGELSLRSTPPYGKLYVYEQIFKVPNYVTFDPYTLRLELRRLEGNQYHLKTADAHGRFWIPEMNLFLGTWQGKRLGQTITWLRWWDREGNLLFWSSEQAETERERAEREQQRAEALAQKLEELGIDPNTLG; this is encoded by the coding sequence ATGGTACTCCAAATTAATCCGGTGCAATCGCCGCCACTGGTCACCTGGGAGTCCTTGCCGAAGGATTATGTTCTCGCGGATGAGCCGGTGGAAAATATTCAACAACCGTTGCTGGCGGCGGCCCTAACCGAAGCCCTGGGTTCCTATGGATTCATTCAGCCAGAGATGCTCATTGCCAGTAATTTTGCCTTGGTGGCAAGGGTGGACAATCGCGTCGTGGTTAAGGCCCCTGACTGGCTCTACGTCCCCCAGGTTCAAACGGTGATCCCTGGAACGTTGCGACGCAGTTATACGCCCTATTTGGAAGGGGATCCTGTGGCAGTGGTGATGGAATTCCTCTCCGATGAAGACAATGGGGAACTATCCCTCCGTTCCACCCCCCCCTACGGCAAACTCTATGTCTATGAGCAAATCTTCAAGGTTCCTAACTACGTCACTTTTGATCCCTATACCCTGCGTCTGGAACTGCGTCGATTAGAGGGAAACCAATACCATCTGAAAACGGCCGATGCCCATGGACGATTTTGGATCCCTGAGATGAATCTCTTTCTCGGCACCTGGCAGGGGAAACGGTTGGGACAAACTATAACTTGGCTACGTTGGTGGGATAGGGAGGGAAATCTGTTGTTTTGGAGTTCGGAGCAGGCGGAGACGGAACGGGAACGGGCAGAGCGGGAGCAACAGCGGGCTGAGGCCTTGGCGCAAAAGCTGGAAGAACTGGGTATTGATCCCAATACTTTGGGATAA
- the sat gene encoding sulfate adenylyltransferase has product MSQDAIAPHGGTLIHRIANPAQRQEFLDQAHLLPRLVLDERAVSDLELIAIGGFSPLIGFMGQADYQRVVKDMHLANGLPWSIPVTLSVRQEEAAPLQLGQLVRLDNAQGKFLGVLELTEKYTYDKTEEAGCVYLTEDEKHPGVNVVYRQGDVNLAGPIWLLERHPHPQFGQYCIDPVDSRALFREKGWQTIVGFQTRNPIHRAHEYIQKCALETVDGLFLHPLVGATKADDIPADVRMRCYEIMLNHYFPQDRVILAINPAAMRYAGPREAIFHALLRKNYGCTHFIVGRDHAGVGDYYGTYDAQHIFDRFQPGELGITPMKFEHAFYCTRTQSMATSKTSPSGPSERIHLSGTKVREMLRRGELPPPEFSRPEVAAELARAMEQPALSN; this is encoded by the coding sequence TTGAGTCAAGATGCCATTGCCCCCCACGGCGGTACATTAATTCATCGCATTGCCAATCCAGCCCAACGCCAAGAATTTCTGGATCAAGCCCACTTACTCCCTCGCTTAGTCCTAGATGAGCGGGCCGTTTCCGACTTGGAACTCATTGCCATTGGTGGCTTTAGTCCCCTCATTGGTTTCATGGGCCAGGCGGATTATCAACGGGTGGTCAAGGACATGCACCTTGCTAATGGGTTGCCCTGGTCAATTCCGGTGACGCTTTCGGTGCGCCAGGAGGAAGCCGCCCCCTTGCAACTGGGTCAGTTAGTCCGCTTGGATAATGCCCAGGGTAAATTTTTAGGGGTGTTAGAACTCACGGAAAAATATACCTACGACAAAACCGAAGAAGCCGGGTGCGTTTACTTAACTGAGGACGAAAAACACCCCGGTGTCAACGTCGTCTATCGCCAAGGGGATGTGAATCTGGCAGGGCCCATTTGGCTCCTAGAGCGGCATCCCCATCCCCAGTTTGGCCAATACTGCATTGATCCAGTGGATTCTCGCGCCCTCTTTCGGGAAAAGGGATGGCAAACCATTGTCGGATTTCAGACCCGGAACCCCATTCATCGCGCCCACGAATACATTCAAAAATGTGCCCTAGAAACGGTGGATGGCCTGTTTTTGCATCCCCTCGTCGGGGCCACCAAAGCCGATGATATTCCTGCGGATGTGCGGATGCGCTGCTATGAAATTATGTTGAACCATTACTTTCCCCAGGATCGGGTTATCTTAGCGATCAATCCGGCGGCCATGCGCTATGCCGGCCCCCGGGAAGCGATTTTCCATGCCCTATTGCGGAAAAACTACGGCTGCACCCACTTTATTGTGGGCCGGGATCATGCGGGCGTGGGTGACTATTACGGCACCTATGATGCCCAGCATATATTTGATCGGTTCCAACCAGGGGAACTGGGGATCACCCCGATGAAATTTGAACATGCCTTCTATTGCACCCGCACCCAATCCATGGCCACGAGTAAAACCAGTCCCAGTGGCCCCAGTGAGCGCATCCACCTATCGGGAACAAAGGTACGGGAAATGCTGCGCCGGGGTGAATTGCCTCCTCCCGAATTTTCACGGCCGGAAGTTGCCGCCGAATTGGCCCGGGCGATGGAGCAGCCGGCATTATCTAATTAA
- a CDS encoding TVP38/TMEM64 family protein: MKGHLLRNPRVWLGGLILAGLGLVLVGPLRWLFDYGALVEAIRSWGNQAVILFVLLFALTTSLGIPATLFPIAGGAIFGLFWGSLWSLLGATLGAIAAFGLARYLFHDWLQRRLGHHRFMERFNQAVVANPFIFVLAVRVTPFSPFSIVNFLFGLTHIQAWHYSLATFIGLIPSIVVYTWFGVAGDQLLTTGNLLPLVGASLSLLVLTLLPLIWKRFRKHKVNTPD; encoded by the coding sequence TTGAAGGGACATTTGCTGAGAAATCCACGGGTTTGGTTAGGGGGGTTGATCCTTGCGGGTTTGGGCCTGGTGCTGGTGGGGCCCCTGCGTTGGTTATTTGACTATGGGGCCCTAGTCGAAGCCATTCGCAGTTGGGGCAATCAAGCGGTTATTCTCTTTGTTCTCCTCTTTGCCCTGACCACGAGTTTAGGGATTCCGGCGACCCTGTTTCCCATTGCCGGGGGGGCCATTTTCGGTCTGTTCTGGGGGAGCCTATGGTCACTGTTAGGGGCCACCTTGGGGGCGATCGCTGCCTTCGGGTTAGCGCGGTATCTTTTCCATGACTGGCTACAACGACGTTTGGGTCATCATCGATTTATGGAACGGTTTAATCAAGCTGTGGTTGCCAATCCATTTATTTTTGTGCTTGCCGTGCGGGTAACCCCCTTTTCCCCCTTTAGTATTGTTAATTTTCTCTTTGGTCTGACCCATATTCAAGCCTGGCACTACAGCCTAGCCACATTCATTGGTTTAATTCCCAGTATTGTGGTCTATACCTGGTTTGGGGTGGCCGGCGATCAGTTGCTCACCACTGGCAACCTACTGCCCTTGGTGGGGGCAAGCCTCAGCTTATTGGTACTTACCCTTTTACCCTTAATTTGGAAACGTTTTCGCAAACACAAGGTAAACACTCCGGATTAG
- a CDS encoding S-methyl-5'-thioadenosine phosphorylase, translating to MEPLIRKFTMTEQPKIGIIGGSGLYKMAALENIREVPIETPFGSPSDAFIVGHLDGTPVAFLARHGRNHHLLPTEIPFRANIYGFKSLGVEYLISASAVGSLKEEVKPLDMVVPDQFIDRTRNRISTFFGEGIVAHIGFANPICPGLAEVLATAIAELNLPDVNLHPQGTYICMEGPAFSTLAESHLYRSWGGTIIGMTNLPEAKLAREAEIAYATLALVTDYDCWHPQHETVTVEMIVGNLQRNVSNAQTIIRTAVKALTENPPPSKAHGALKNAIMTPLDQVPAATKEKLGLLLAKYL from the coding sequence ATGGAACCGTTGATCCGGAAATTTACGATGACAGAGCAACCCAAAATTGGCATTATTGGTGGCAGTGGTTTGTATAAAATGGCGGCCCTGGAAAATATCCGCGAAGTTCCCATCGAGACTCCCTTTGGTTCCCCCTCCGATGCCTTTATTGTGGGTCACTTAGACGGTACCCCCGTGGCCTTTTTAGCTCGCCATGGCCGGAATCATCACCTCCTACCCACGGAAATTCCCTTTCGGGCTAATATTTATGGCTTTAAGTCCTTAGGTGTGGAATACTTAATTTCTGCCTCAGCGGTTGGCTCCCTCAAAGAAGAAGTGAAACCCCTAGATATGGTGGTGCCGGATCAGTTTATCGATCGCACCCGGAATCGTATTTCCACCTTTTTTGGCGAGGGAATTGTCGCCCATATTGGTTTTGCTAATCCCATTTGCCCCGGACTCGCGGAGGTTTTAGCCACGGCGATCGCCGAACTTAATCTACCGGATGTGAATCTCCACCCCCAGGGAACCTATATCTGTATGGAAGGGCCTGCCTTTTCCACCTTGGCCGAGTCCCATCTCTATCGCAGTTGGGGCGGAACCATTATCGGCATGACGAACTTACCGGAAGCAAAACTGGCCCGAGAGGCGGAAATAGCCTATGCTACTCTGGCCCTCGTCACCGATTACGACTGCTGGCATCCCCAACACGAAACCGTCACCGTTGAGATGATTGTCGGCAACCTCCAGCGCAATGTCAGTAATGCCCAAACCATTATTCGTACTGCGGTCAAGGCTCTGACGGAGAATCCTCCCCCATCCAAAGCCCATGGAGCCCTGAAAAACGCGATTATGACCCCCCTAGATCAGGTTCCTGCCGCCACCAAAGAGAAATTGGGCCTGTTGTTAGCCAAATATCTCTAG
- a CDS encoding circularly permuted type 2 ATP-grasp protein, translated as MKFQQYDPEHFFDEWFLEPGVPRPIVDPLISRIRALPEGELQRRQRTAQQAMLDIGATFNVYGEEEGAERVMPFDVIPRVIPHQEWQRLEAGLKQRIHALNLFIADVYGDQKIIHDGIIPRELIESAKGYLPPCMGIKPPAGIWCHVTGTDLVRDEQGQWYVLEDNLRCPSGISYVLENRRVMKSTFPLVFKQMEIQPVDEYPSHLLETLLTLASPGLPDATVVVLTPGLYNSAYFEHSFLAQQMGVTLVEGRDLVVVDGYVQMRTTKGLKRVDVIYRRIDDDFIDPAVFCPDSMLGVRGLTEVYRNGRVAIANALGTGVADDKVIYAYVPQMINYYLGEEMLLPNVPTYLCWEPDQLEYVLDHLEELVVKAANESGGYGMLMGTQSTPEQRADFAERIKANPRNYIAQPTLCLSRVPTLMGDEFVGCHVDLRPYVLYGEDIYVHPGGLTRVAMKRGSLVVNSSQGGGSKDTWVLCQEDQC; from the coding sequence GTGAAGTTTCAGCAATACGATCCGGAACACTTTTTTGACGAATGGTTTCTTGAGCCAGGCGTTCCCCGCCCCATTGTTGACCCCTTGATTAGCCGGATTCGCGCCCTGCCAGAGGGAGAACTCCAGCGGCGACAGCGGACGGCCCAACAGGCGATGCTGGATATTGGTGCTACGTTCAATGTCTATGGCGAAGAAGAAGGGGCCGAGCGGGTCATGCCCTTTGATGTGATTCCTCGGGTGATTCCCCATCAGGAATGGCAACGGTTAGAAGCAGGTCTGAAGCAGCGCATCCATGCCCTCAATTTATTTATTGCCGATGTCTATGGTGATCAAAAGATCATTCACGATGGCATTATTCCCCGAGAACTGATTGAATCGGCCAAGGGCTATTTACCACCCTGTATGGGGATTAAGCCCCCTGCGGGAATCTGGTGTCATGTCACCGGTACGGATCTGGTACGGGATGAGCAGGGCCAGTGGTACGTCCTAGAGGATAACCTGCGGTGTCCCTCTGGTATTTCCTACGTGCTAGAAAATCGGCGGGTGATGAAAAGCACCTTTCCCCTAGTATTTAAGCAAATGGAAATTCAACCGGTGGATGAATACCCCAGCCATCTGTTGGAGACCCTTCTGACGCTGGCATCCCCTGGATTGCCCGATGCAACGGTGGTCGTCCTGACCCCGGGCCTCTATAACTCGGCCTATTTTGAGCATTCCTTTCTGGCCCAGCAGATGGGAGTGACCCTGGTGGAGGGGCGAGATCTCGTCGTGGTCGATGGCTATGTGCAAATGCGAACCACCAAGGGACTGAAGCGGGTGGATGTGATCTATCGGCGTATTGATGATGATTTCATTGATCCGGCAGTCTTTTGTCCCGATTCGATGCTGGGGGTGAGGGGATTAACGGAAGTGTACCGCAATGGGCGGGTGGCGATCGCCAATGCCCTGGGAACGGGGGTTGCCGATGACAAGGTGATTTACGCCTATGTGCCCCAGATGATCAACTACTACCTGGGGGAAGAGATGCTCCTGCCCAATGTGCCCACCTACCTCTGTTGGGAACCGGATCAACTGGAGTATGTCCTCGATCACCTCGAAGAACTAGTGGTGAAGGCCGCCAATGAATCCGGGGGCTATGGCATGTTAATGGGAACCCAATCCACCCCAGAGCAACGGGCCGACTTTGCCGAACGGATTAAGGCCAATCCCCGCAACTATATTGCCCAACCCACCCTATGTCTCTCCCGTGTGCCCACCCTGATGGGCGATGAATTTGTCGGCTGCCATGTGGACTTACGGCCCTACGTCCTCTACGGTGAAGATATTTATGTTCATCCCGGTGGTTTAACCCGTGTCGCCATGAAACGGGGGTCTCTGGTGGTGAACTCATCCCAGGGGGGAGGCAGTAAGGATACCTGGGTACTGTGCCAGGAAGATCAATGCTAA
- a CDS encoding ChuX/HutX family heme-like substrate-binding protein, which translates to MDLTEPSLTKLTEFLADCGALGLLRLVVTNDTAVLEVQSPLENVFYADLAKGHYANMHAEAFEFHLNLNQISTIRFESGQAKRGNFSTYAIRFLTTDGKSALSAFLQWGKPGEYEEGKVDAWQALRQKYGEEWKIQG; encoded by the coding sequence ATGGATTTGACTGAACCATCCCTCACCAAACTCACGGAATTTTTGGCGGACTGCGGGGCCCTAGGCTTACTTCGCCTCGTTGTTACCAATGATACAGCGGTGTTAGAAGTCCAATCTCCCCTGGAAAACGTCTTTTATGCGGATCTAGCCAAGGGCCACTACGCAAATATGCACGCTGAGGCCTTTGAGTTTCATTTGAACCTCAACCAAATCAGCACGATTCGCTTTGAGTCGGGCCAGGCAAAGCGGGGCAATTTTTCAACCTATGCCATTCGTTTTTTAACCACCGATGGTAAATCGGCCCTGAGTGCCTTTTTGCAGTGGGGTAAACCGGGGGAATACGAAGAGGGCAAAGTTGATGCCTGGCAGGCCTTGCGGCAAAAGTATGGCGAAGAATGGAAAATTCAGGGGTAG
- a CDS encoding tubulin-like doman-containing protein: MAGQVEEKSIVPTVLVGIGGTGTEVLSRVRRLVEETYGSLKYFPVLSFLTIDTDRDYKVSNPLAAGSPFKDNEKHWASVSGKNVQQIIQNMDNYPWIASWFPKELERNITALEAGAGQIRACGRFAFFCNYHAIAQKFQAACDRVKGHETLMQNRYGLKVNTSSLNVFVTGSISGGTGSGMFIDLGYCVRHWLKGQSSPLVTGIVPMPNAFAGISVGDRVLANGYAALIELSYFSDYRTEYTAQFSNSLGDEIRYNTAPFDFSYLVGTKNGESEFKLDQIREMIAQNIFLDLTSDFAPHKRSIRDNIKAAWAAQDAGGRGYPKNFMAFGLSTVEIPIAQIRASLSYRLAKDFMDWWLNEAVQLPPQMMELAQTILKPMNLMDMDLILALAAAGDRPYMQEISRWVNDLRNQITSQNLLQCTQQGVGGMMSSEKGKILQFLPWLKDQVDNYKAAHLRELSPDERLHGDFLQRMYDNRNQIIQRGRQALEDEFYRILDDRNRGLKFANAFIIQIRQIFTSQGEKYRREMEQTWQPNENNRQRQYENALEDINHFLNLFGLSKQEKMEQFKEQALEGIEGSFMATIQRKARALALEVMTRLEEHLQLLETRLARLTQKLVQTRDYFKVLADDQADSADALRINGLKLYDRQELNGLYQDLIERLAGGSAGAASTYDLGLNQVCTTASSQILQEASPLWKENRAADEVMRLFDLAQLSDVQEGDFREIIAETLHKVVDNAPEESRLNKELTACDRLYEFYRNDEAEILSNLRLAYQKSKPLLLLSQAVMSGQDAGFTPSVNTNIAIVGGENASDLAAKKLLPLLKGLVKPSGQSVTNDDIKPLGDRERHRIVFVQEMGGFSLRCIEGMPELRQSYQDWRGQMITAKRARLRGENRDLPIPVHIQKDPPFWDVFPENPQIFQLVIKARALDVLKFQENKATREHTIRYTRTTAIGLENVDIASNWEDVTQVLEVQACRPDREEIERQVTVILQAAETAEQKNGLYNHLIAYLQTRETELAKAGGRDSLDYKREATILQGVIETYKLHQQKPTVESPELSAPPAPSPPVEPQEASSGLGELEKLMKMKQAGYLSDEEFQAAKRKLLDL, encoded by the coding sequence ATGGCAGGCCAAGTCGAAGAAAAGTCCATTGTGCCAACGGTCTTAGTTGGGATTGGTGGCACGGGAACGGAGGTACTGTCACGGGTGCGTCGCTTGGTGGAAGAGACCTATGGCAGTCTCAAATATTTTCCGGTGCTCTCCTTTCTCACCATTGATACCGATCGCGACTATAAGGTTAGCAATCCCTTGGCGGCGGGTTCTCCCTTTAAGGACAATGAAAAGCACTGGGCCAGTGTCAGCGGCAAGAATGTCCAGCAAATCATTCAAAACATGGACAATTATCCCTGGATTGCCTCCTGGTTTCCCAAGGAATTGGAGCGGAATATTACCGCCCTCGAAGCAGGAGCGGGACAAATTCGTGCCTGTGGTCGCTTTGCTTTTTTCTGTAATTACCATGCCATTGCCCAAAAGTTTCAGGCGGCCTGCGATCGCGTCAAGGGCCACGAAACCCTAATGCAAAACCGCTATGGCTTAAAGGTAAATACCAGTAGCCTGAATGTTTTTGTCACCGGGTCAATTTCCGGGGGAACCGGCAGTGGTATGTTTATTGACCTGGGCTATTGTGTCCGCCATTGGCTCAAGGGGCAGTCCAGCCCCCTAGTCACGGGAATTGTGCCCATGCCCAATGCCTTTGCGGGAATTAGTGTGGGCGATCGCGTGTTGGCCAATGGCTATGCCGCCCTGATTGAACTCAGCTATTTCTCCGACTATCGCACCGAATATACCGCCCAGTTTAGTAATAGTTTAGGGGATGAAATTCGCTACAACACTGCCCCCTTTGACTTTAGCTACTTGGTGGGCACGAAAAATGGGGAGAGCGAGTTTAAGCTGGATCAAATTCGGGAAATGATTGCCCAAAATATTTTCCTGGATCTCACCTCAGACTTTGCCCCCCACAAGCGATCGATTCGGGACAATATTAAAGCGGCCTGGGCCGCCCAAGATGCCGGTGGCCGCGGCTATCCGAAAAACTTCATGGCCTTTGGCCTATCCACGGTGGAAATTCCCATTGCCCAAATCCGGGCCTCCCTCAGCTATCGCCTGGCCAAGGACTTTATGGATTGGTGGCTAAACGAGGCCGTGCAATTACCACCGCAAATGATGGAACTGGCGCAAACAATCCTGAAACCCATGAATTTAATGGATATGGATTTAATTCTGGCCTTGGCGGCGGCGGGCGATCGCCCCTATATGCAGGAAATTTCCCGTTGGGTGAATGATCTGCGGAATCAGATCACCAGTCAAAACCTCTTGCAATGCACCCAGCAGGGGGTTGGCGGCATGATGTCCTCAGAAAAAGGGAAAATTTTGCAATTTTTACCCTGGCTCAAGGATCAGGTCGATAACTACAAAGCAGCCCATTTACGGGAATTGAGTCCCGATGAACGGCTCCATGGCGACTTCTTGCAGCGGATGTACGATAATCGCAACCAAATTATCCAGCGGGGTCGTCAAGCCCTAGAGGATGAGTTCTATCGAATCCTAGACGATCGCAATCGGGGCCTCAAATTTGCCAATGCCTTTATTATCCAAATTCGCCAAATCTTCACCAGTCAAGGAGAAAAATACCGCCGCGAAATGGAGCAAACCTGGCAGCCCAATGAAAATAATCGCCAACGCCAGTACGAAAATGCCCTAGAGGATATTAACCATTTCCTTAACCTTTTTGGCCTGTCCAAGCAGGAAAAAATGGAGCAGTTTAAGGAACAGGCCCTTGAGGGCATTGAAGGCAGCTTTATGGCCACCATTCAACGCAAGGCCCGCGCCCTCGCCTTGGAAGTCATGACTCGTCTAGAGGAGCATTTACAACTCCTGGAAACCCGTTTAGCCCGCCTCACCCAAAAATTGGTGCAAACCCGGGATTATTTCAAAGTCTTGGCCGATGACCAAGCCGATAGTGCCGATGCCTTGCGGATCAATGGCTTGAAACTCTACGATCGCCAGGAGTTGAATGGCCTCTACCAAGATCTGATAGAACGTCTAGCGGGGGGAAGCGCCGGCGCTGCCAGTACCTATGACCTTGGCTTAAACCAGGTTTGTACAACGGCCTCCAGTCAAATTCTCCAGGAAGCCAGTCCCCTCTGGAAGGAAAATCGGGCCGCCGATGAAGTGATGCGTCTCTTTGATCTGGCCCAATTATCCGATGTCCAGGAAGGTGATTTCCGGGAGATTATTGCCGAAACCCTCCATAAAGTCGTTGACAATGCTCCGGAAGAAAGTCGCTTGAATAAAGAACTCACCGCCTGCGATCGCCTCTATGAGTTTTACCGCAATGACGAAGCCGAAATTCTCAGTAATTTGCGCCTAGCCTATCAAAAATCCAAACCCCTCCTGCTCCTTTCCCAGGCGGTGATGAGTGGCCAAGATGCGGGCTTTACCCCTTCGGTGAATACCAATATTGCCATTGTCGGTGGTGAAAATGCCTCGGATTTGGCCGCCAAGAAACTGCTCCCCCTCCTGAAAGGCCTGGTTAAACCCAGTGGTCAGAGCGTCACCAATGATGATATTAAACCCCTGGGCGATCGGGAGCGGCATCGGATTGTTTTTGTCCAGGAAATGGGGGGCTTTTCCCTGCGCTGTATTGAAGGAATGCCCGAATTGCGGCAGTCCTACCAGGATTGGCGGGGGCAAATGATTACCGCCAAACGGGCGCGGCTGCGGGGGGAAAACCGAGATTTACCGATTCCGGTGCATATTCAAAAGGATCCGCCCTTCTGGGATGTGTTTCCCGAGAATCCACAGATTTTCCAGCTTGTGATCAAGGCTCGCGCCCTGGATGTATTAAAGTTCCAGGAAAATAAAGCGACCCGGGAACATACCATTCGCTATACCCGCACCACTGCCATTGGTCTGGAAAATGTGGACATTGCCTCCAACTGGGAAGATGTCACCCAGGTGTTAGAGGTGCAGGCTTGTCGCCCCGATCGCGAGGAAATTGAGCGGCAAGTCACGGTGATTTTACAGGCCGCCGAAACCGCCGAGCAAAAGAATGGCCTGTATAACCATCTCATTGCCTATCTGCAAACACGGGAAACTGAACTGGCCAAGGCTGGCGGCCGGGATAGCCTGGACTACAAACGGGAAGCCACCATTCTCCAAGGGGTGATTGAAACCTATAAATTACACCAACAGAAACCGACGGTTGAATCCCCAGAACTGTCTGCTCCTCCTGCCCCATCCCCTCCGGTCGAACCCCAAGAGGCGAGTTCGGGGTTAGGGGAACTGGAAAAACTCATGAAGATGAAGCAGGCGGGCTATTTAAGCGATGAAGAGTTTCAAGCAGCTAAACGAAAACTCTTAGATTTATAA